ATTTAACAAAAAATATCACAACCTAAAAAGAGATATCAAAAAAGCTCTTAAACTTCCAAAAAGCGAAATGAAAAAACGCTTTGCAAACCACCCTCAGTATGAAGTTATAGCGCTGTGTCATAAAAGAAAAGATTTAAGCGAGCTTGACGAGTGGCTCAAAAAACAGACAAAAAAACTAAAAGGCGCTAAGAAGTTTTTGGAGAGAGAGTAACGATTTTTTTGTCTTTTACCATCAAAATCTCTTCGGCTTTTGAGATTGTCTCGGCTCTGTGCGCGATGATGATAGAGGTTCTGGATTTTAGGAAAGGTTCTATGTTTTTGAATACTTTATCTTCCGTTTCGATATCAAGGGCAGAGGTGGATTCGTCTAAAATTACTATTTTGGGCTTATGAAGCAGGGCTCTTGCAATTGCTACGCGCTGTTTTTGCCCGCCGCTGAGTTTTACTCCGTTTTTACCGACATACGTATCGAGTTTTTCAGGCCACTTTTCGACCGTATCTTTTAGCTCAGCAAGTCTCAGAGCTTCCCATATTTCTTGTTCGTCAAAATTTTTGCCGAGTGTAAGGTTAAAACGCAAAGTGTCGTTAAAGAGTCTTGTTTCTTGCAAAATCAATGCGACGTTTTGGCGGATTTTGTCCAGGCCTATTTCTTTAAAACTTGCGCCGTTATATAAAATATCGCCGTCATTCGGTACGAAAAATCCCGAAATCAGCTTTGCAAACGTGGTTTTTCCGCCACCGCTGGCGCCAATTAGTGCGGTAATTGTGTTTGGTTTTATGGTAGCGTTTGCGTTTTTTAGTATCCAATCGCTCTCTTTATATTTGAAGCTTAAGTTTTTGACTTCTATTGTGACGTTTTGAGAAAAAGGGTCTTTTTTATGCGGAAAAATAGGTTCTTTTTGAAGCTCCAGCACTTCGTTTATTCGCTCAAGAGCCGCTTTTGCGCCGAAATATGCGTATTGGATATTGATAATCTCTTGCATAGGGCTCATCATAAACCAAAGATACCCAAATACTGCCAGCATCAGTCCGATACTCAAAGTATCGTATGCAACCGCCAAAATTCCGGCGGCTCTAAATACCTCGAATCCTATCAAAAATATCAAAAAACTCGCCCTACTAAACGCCTCGCTTTTGTAGCTGAATTCAAAAGACTTTTGTTTGAGCTCTTTTGATAAACCTATAAGTTTTTTGAAAAAGAAGTTTTCTTTGTTGTATGCTTTTATCTGCTCGAAAAGCTCAAGCGTTTCTATCAGTGCTTCTTGGAAGATACTTATTGCCTTGTTTTGTTCGCGTTTATATTTTTTGACTTTTCTGGCGATTTTACCAGACAGCACAACGACAAAAGGATTTAAAAGCAATATAAAAAGTCCGAGTTTCCAATTGATAAGAAGAAGTACAACCGCCACTCCTATTA
This window of the Caminibacter pacificus genome carries:
- a CDS encoding ABC transporter ATP-binding protein, which translates into the protein MYSFKKLLNEIKKYKREFILAQIIALIATIISIPIPLLMPLLIDEVLLHKPGLWTKTISAVFGNCSAFCYVLVTLFVVVFLRSAFIALNVAQTYFFEKITKDITYKIRIRVLEHLKRLSLNEYENLKTGDIASRLISDVNTVEEFLIKSVSKFVISALTLIGVAVVLLLINWKLGLFILLLNPFVVVLSGKIARKVKKYKREQNKAISIFQEALIETLELFEQIKAYNKENFFFKKLIGLSKELKQKSFEFSYKSEAFSRASFLIFLIGFEVFRAAGILAVAYDTLSIGLMLAVFGYLWFMMSPMQEIINIQYAYFGAKAALERINEVLELQKEPIFPHKKDPFSQNVTIEVKNLSFKYKESDWILKNANATIKPNTITALIGASGGGKTTFAKLISGFFVPNDGDILYNGASFKEIGLDKIRQNVALILQETRLFNDTLRFNLTLGKNFDEQEIWEALRLAELKDTVEKWPEKLDTYVGKNGVKLSGGQKQRVAIARALLHKPKIVILDESTSALDIETEDKVFKNIEPFLKSRTSIIIAHRAETISKAEEILMVKDKKIVTLSPKTS